The following proteins come from a genomic window of Canis lupus familiaris isolate Mischka breed German Shepherd chromosome 31, alternate assembly UU_Cfam_GSD_1.0, whole genome shotgun sequence:
- the LOC119867014 gene encoding keratin-associated protein 6-3-like yields MCGSYYGNYYRGCGYGGCGYGGCGDGGCGYGGCGYRGYGYGGYGGLGCGYGSSYGCGFRRLGYGYGGGSGCGYRCGSGFGCY; encoded by the coding sequence ATGTGTGGCAGCTACTACGGGAACTACTACAGAGGCTGTGGCTATGGAGGCTGTGGCTATGGAGGCTGTGGAGATGGAGGCTGTGGCTATGGAGGCTGTGGCTATAGAGGCTATGGCTATGGAGGTTACGGAGGCCTGGGCTGTGGCTATGGTTCCAGCTATGGCTGTGGCTTCCGCAGACTGGGCTATGGCTATGGCGGTGGCTCTGGCTGTGGCTACAGATGTGGCTCTGGCTTTGGTTGCTACTAA